From a region of the Arachis ipaensis cultivar K30076 chromosome B09, Araip1.1, whole genome shotgun sequence genome:
- the LOC107616471 gene encoding uncharacterized protein LOC107616471, with amino-acid sequence MKWFDGLPPRLITSFDGLARKFLTRFSIQKDKMKHAPSLLGIKQEVRKILRDYMKMINQACLEIQSLLTEAIIMGLVNGLRERPFSQSISKRYSTSLNKIQKRAEKYINMEENSRLREPPSRSNLPYSPRDKEREPKKKGEPNIGKPQKYHNYTPLKVPLVDVYREIFHTEKLPPSRPIKHKKAGSQMEYCEYHKLYRHSTNECYDLKNVIEKLAREGRLDKNLADRSDDPSKRRMDEEGGRPERPPQTPK; translated from the coding sequence ATGAAGTGGTTTGACGGCCTACCCCCAAGGTTGATCACCAGCTTCGACGGTCTAGCTAGGAAATTCCTGACTAGGTTCTCTATCCAAAAGGATAAAATGAAGCATGCTCCGAGCTTGTTAGGGATAAAACAAGAGGTCAGGAAAATCCTTCGAGATTACATGAAAATGATTAACCAAGCTTGTTTGGAAATTCAGAGTTTGCTAACAGAAGCCATAATTATGGGCTTAGTTAATGGCCTCAGGGAAAGACCATTCTCCCAGTCAATATCCAAAAGGTACTCGACCTCTCTGAACAAAATTCAGAAAAGAGCCgagaaatatatcaacatggaagaaaactcccGGCTCAGAGAGCCTCCTTCAAGGTCAAACCTACCCTATTCACCCCGGGACAAAGAAAGGGAGCCCAAGAAAAAAGGTGAGCCAAACATAGGGAAACCTCAGAAGTACCACAATTATACTCCCCTCAAGGTCCCCTTAGTAGATGTCTATAGAGAAATATTTCACACAGAAAAGCTTCCACCCTCTCGTCCGATTAAGCACAAGAAAGCCGGAAGTCAGATGGAGTATTGCGAGTATCACAAGCTCTATAGACACTCCACCAATGAATGTTATGACCTAAAGAACGTCATAGAAAAGTTGGCTAGAGAAGGCCGACTTGATAAAAATCTGGCAGACAGGTCGGACGACCCGAGTAAGAGAAGAATGGATGAGGAAGGAGGACGACCGGAACGACCTCCACAAACCCCGAAGTGA
- the LOC107617357 gene encoding uncharacterized protein LOC107617357, which yields MASKLHVRSNSLPNGSHPCSSRVQEQLNNLRNFEATCTSESVVKGLSLLEDIYFSLDNLLNVGSTQKAISDHQSEKCFQEILDGSIKVLDVCGIARDTVMQIKENVQSLHSSLRRRKGDSCIEKSIAEYNSSSKKTRKNVNKLITSLKHLQSKYGILNQHQDLSILSEVIAMNMCVFQCLLSFLGGPSKSKASKWMNKLIQKGEVNSESGNELQLVDAALNTLLNEGAKGSRIQASNEQLEALEIAIESIESGLENLFRRMIKTRTSLLNILSQ from the coding sequence atgGCAAGCAAATTGCATGTTCGATCAAACAGTTTGCCAAATGGATCTCATCCATGCTCCTCAAGAGTGCAAGAGCAGTTGAACAACCTCAGGAACTTTGAAGCAACCTGCACATCTGAGTCGGTTGTCAAAGGCTTGTCCTTGTTGGAAGATATATACTTCTCCTTGGACAATCTTCTCAATGTCGGTTCAACCCAGAAGGCCATTTCTGATCATCAAAGTGAGAAATGCTTCCAAGAGATCTTGGATGGCTCAATCAAAGTCTTGGATGTGTGTGGCATCGCAAGGGACACTGTCATGCAGATCAAGGAGAATGTACAATCCCTTCATTCATCTcttagaagaagaaagggagacTCATGCATTGAAAAGAGCATAGCCGAATACAATTCCTCCTCAAAGAAGACGAGGAAGAATGTCAACAAGTTGATCACATCTTTGAAGCACCTACAAAGCAAATATGGAATCTTAAATCAGCATCAAGATCTTAGCATTCTAAGCGAAGTGATAGCAATGAACATGTGTGTCTTCCAATGTCTGCTATCATTCTTGGGTGGTCCTTCAAAGTCAAAGGCAAGCAAATGGATGAACAAGTTGATACAAAAGGGAGAAGTGAACTCAGAGAGTGGCAATGAATTGCAATTGGTGGATGCAGCTTTGAACACCCTCTTAAATGAAGGTGCTAAAGGCTCCCGGATTCAAGCTTCCAATGAACAATTAGAGGCTTTAGAGATTGCTATTGAAAGCATTGAGAGTGGATTGGAGAACTTATTTAGGCGCATGATTAAGACTAGAACATCCCTTTTGAACATATTATCCCAGTAG